One Bacillus amyloliquefaciens DSM 7 = ATCC 23350 DNA window includes the following coding sequences:
- a CDS encoding RNA-binding S4 domain-containing protein → MRLDKFLKVSRLIKRRTLAKEVADQGRITVNGNQAKASSDVKAGDELTVRFGQKLVTVKVNELKETTKKEEAAGMYTIVKEEKLGE, encoded by the coding sequence ATGAGACTTGATAAGTTTTTAAAAGTATCCAGATTAATTAAGCGCCGCACATTGGCGAAAGAGGTCGCCGATCAAGGGAGAATCACCGTTAACGGGAATCAGGCGAAAGCCAGCTCAGACGTAAAAGCCGGTGATGAACTGACGGTCCGCTTCGGCCAAAAGCTTGTCACCGTAAAGGTAAATGAATTAAAAGAGACAACAAAAAAAGAAGAAGCCGCAGGTATGTATACAATCGTCAAAGAAGAAAAACTCGGCGAATAG
- the yabP gene encoding sporulation protein YabP, with protein MNSYYEQKGSSSVPEQHDVTMKGRKHLDISGVKHVESFDNEEFLLETVMGMLSVRGENLQMKNLDVEKGIVSIKGRVFDLVYLDEQQGDKAKGFFSKLFK; from the coding sequence ATGAATTCATATTATGAGCAAAAAGGTTCTTCTTCTGTTCCGGAACAGCATGATGTAACGATGAAAGGGAGAAAGCATTTAGACATTTCGGGCGTCAAGCATGTGGAAAGTTTTGATAACGAAGAGTTTTTGCTGGAAACGGTTATGGGAATGCTTTCCGTCAGAGGTGAGAATCTGCAGATGAAAAACCTTGATGTGGAAAAAGGGATTGTATCTATAAAGGGCAGGGTGTTTGACCTTGTATATTTAGACGAGCAGCAAGGGGATAAAGCTAAAGGGTTTTTTAGCAAGTTGTTTAAATGA
- the yabQ gene encoding spore cortex biosynthesis protein YabQ, with product MTLTTQFYTMLAMTGMGAWLGASLDTYRLFVSRAKTARWLLFVHDILFWIVQGLLFFYVLLNVNEGELRIYIFLALLLGIATYQSLFKRMYIKMLKLAIHLAVSLYQFAKKLIQHVLFRPVVLLFKLLIGLITFISLYSYRVIAFFVKCLFKIVTFLLYPLFFLLKQILKLLPEKWRLTFKRYFQKSAGFLQKSKKLIITIRSTMIRILKR from the coding sequence ATGACGCTGACGACGCAATTTTATACGATGCTGGCAATGACCGGTATGGGCGCCTGGCTCGGAGCGTCGCTTGATACATACAGGCTGTTTGTCAGCCGCGCCAAAACGGCCAGATGGCTGTTATTCGTTCATGATATTCTCTTTTGGATTGTACAAGGCCTGCTGTTTTTCTATGTGCTGCTCAACGTGAATGAAGGAGAACTCAGGATATACATTTTCTTGGCTCTCTTACTGGGTATTGCGACGTACCAAAGTCTGTTTAAACGAATGTATATAAAAATGCTGAAATTGGCCATTCATCTTGCGGTGTCTCTTTATCAATTCGCAAAAAAGCTCATTCAGCACGTGCTGTTCCGTCCGGTGGTCCTGCTATTTAAGCTGCTCATCGGGCTGATCACGTTTATTTCTTTATACTCCTATCGGGTGATTGCCTTTTTTGTGAAATGTCTTTTTAAGATCGTAACATTTTTGCTGTATCCGCTATTCTTCCTGTTGAAACAAATATTGAAACTTCTTCCTGAAAAGTGGCGTCTTACTTTCAAACGATATTTTCAAAAAAGTGCAGGATTTTTACAAAAGAGCAAGAAACTAATCATAACAATCAGATCGACCATGATACGTATTTTGAAAAGGTGA
- the divIC gene encoding cell division protein DivIC, whose product MNLSRERTITEIQNDYKEQVERQSQLMKRRRKGLFRRLIVFGALVLLTAIVLAGSLWSQTSSLSANEEKKAQLEKQVKELNGKQADLKDEISKLKDEDYVTELARRDLFMSGNGEILFNVEKKSK is encoded by the coding sequence TTGAATCTATCTAGAGAACGTACAATAACTGAAATTCAAAACGACTATAAAGAGCAGGTTGAGCGGCAATCCCAGCTTATGAAAAGAAGGCGGAAAGGGCTTTTCAGACGGTTGATTGTATTCGGCGCCCTTGTGTTGTTGACGGCTATTGTCTTAGCGGGTTCTCTGTGGTCACAGACCTCTTCCCTTAGCGCGAATGAAGAAAAGAAAGCTCAGCTGGAAAAACAAGTGAAAGAATTGAACGGGAAACAGGCTGATTTAAAAGATGAAATTTCCAAATTAAAGGATGAGGATTACGTCACAGAGCTTGCCAGAAGAGACTTGTTTATGTCAGGAAATGGTGAGATTCTCTTTAATGTAGAAAAGAAGAGCAAGTAG
- a CDS encoding S1 domain-containing RNA-binding protein yields the protein MSIEVGSKLQGKITGITNFGAFVELPGGSTGLVHISEVADNYVKDINEHLKVGDQVEVKVINVEKDGKIGLSIKKAKDRPQARPRNDFRPKESFEQKMNKFLKDSEDRLSSLKRNTESKRGGRGARRG from the coding sequence ATGTCGATTGAAGTTGGCAGCAAGTTGCAAGGGAAAATAACAGGTATTACAAATTTCGGAGCATTTGTTGAATTGCCTGGAGGCTCAACCGGTCTCGTTCATATCAGTGAGGTAGCCGATAATTATGTGAAAGACATTAACGAACATTTAAAAGTCGGCGATCAAGTTGAAGTGAAAGTCATCAACGTTGAAAAAGACGGGAAAATTGGTTTATCAATTAAAAAAGCTAAAGACCGTCCGCAAGCCAGACCTAGAAATGATTTCCGTCCGAAAGAATCTTTTGAACAGAAAATGAACAAGTTTCTTAAAGATAGCGAAGACCGCTTATCATCTTTAAAACGAAACACGGAATCAAAACGTGGAGGGCGCGGAGCAAGAAGAGGATAA
- the spoIIE gene encoding stage II sporulation protein E — translation MEKAERRVNGPMAGQALEKLQSFFEKAAKLAVHQAHSLFFYKGFIYVVIGFLLGRAFILSEVLPFALPFFGAMLLIRRDKAFYACLSLLAGALTISPKHSLLILTALAVFTLFSKIGTYIMQDRVKMLPIVVFFSMAAARIGFVYFESGAFTTYDYVMAVVEAGLAFILTLIFLQSLPIFTIKKVKQSLKIEEIICFMILIASVLTGLAGVSFQGMQAEHILARYVVLSFSFVGGASIGCTVGVVTGLILGLANIGNLYQMSLLAFSGLLGGLLKEGKKAGAAVGLVIGSLLISLYGEGSAGLMTTLYESLIAVALFLITPQSITKKVARYIPGTAEHSQEQQQYARKIRDVTAQKVDQFSNVFHALSESFATFHQTSSDEQAEEGEVDLFLSKITEHSCQSCYKKSKCWVQNFDKTYDLMKQVMHETEEKQYASNRRLKKEFQQHCSKSRQVEELIEDELAHHHAHLTLKRKVQDSRRLVAEQLLGVSEVMADFSREIKREREQHFIQEEQMIEALQHFGIEIQHVEIYSLEQGNIDIEMTIPFSGGHGESEKIIAPMLSDILEEQILVKSEQHSTHPNGYSHVAFGSTKSYRVSTGAAHAAKGGGLVSGDSYSMMELGARKYAAAISDGMGNGARAHYESNETIKLLEKILESGIDEKIAIKTINSILSLRTTDEIYSTLDLSIIDLQDASCKFLKVGSTPSFIKRGDQVMKVQASNLPIGIINEFDVEVVSEQLKAGDLLVMMSDGIFEGPKHVENHDLWMKRKMKGLKTEDPQEIADILMEEVIRTRAGQIEDDMTVVVVRIDHNTPKWASIPVPAVFQNNKEIS, via the coding sequence ATGGAAAAAGCGGAAAGAAGAGTGAACGGGCCGATGGCGGGACAAGCTCTGGAAAAACTGCAATCGTTTTTTGAAAAGGCTGCAAAGCTTGCGGTTCATCAAGCGCATTCACTTTTTTTCTATAAGGGTTTCATTTATGTCGTGATCGGTTTTTTACTTGGACGGGCTTTCATATTATCTGAGGTTCTTCCGTTTGCGCTCCCGTTTTTCGGAGCAATGCTTTTGATCAGAAGAGATAAAGCCTTCTATGCTTGTCTGTCGTTACTTGCGGGCGCTTTAACCATTTCGCCGAAACACTCTTTGCTGATTCTGACAGCTTTGGCCGTCTTCACTCTATTTTCAAAAATCGGTACATATATTATGCAGGACCGGGTGAAGATGCTGCCGATCGTGGTGTTTTTCTCCATGGCTGCCGCGAGAATCGGTTTTGTTTATTTTGAAAGCGGCGCTTTTACCACCTATGATTATGTGATGGCTGTTGTCGAGGCGGGCTTGGCCTTTATTTTGACGCTGATCTTTTTGCAAAGCTTGCCGATCTTCACGATCAAAAAAGTGAAACAATCATTAAAAATAGAAGAAATCATCTGTTTTATGATCTTGATCGCATCCGTTTTAACCGGGCTTGCCGGTGTTTCATTTCAAGGAATGCAGGCCGAGCATATCCTGGCCCGCTATGTCGTGCTGAGTTTTTCCTTTGTCGGCGGAGCAAGTATCGGCTGTACTGTCGGTGTTGTGACCGGGCTGATTCTCGGGCTCGCGAATATCGGGAATCTCTATCAAATGAGTCTGCTTGCGTTTTCCGGACTTCTTGGCGGACTGCTGAAGGAAGGCAAGAAAGCCGGCGCCGCAGTCGGATTAGTGATCGGCTCACTGCTGATTTCATTATATGGGGAAGGGTCCGCCGGATTAATGACCACCCTTTACGAATCGTTAATTGCCGTTGCCTTGTTTTTAATTACGCCCCAATCGATTACGAAAAAGGTGGCGCGCTACATACCGGGCACTGCTGAGCACAGTCAGGAACAGCAGCAGTACGCGAGGAAAATCAGAGATGTCACTGCCCAGAAAGTAGACCAGTTCTCCAATGTGTTTCATGCCTTGTCGGAGAGCTTTGCCACCTTTCATCAGACGTCTTCCGATGAGCAGGCTGAAGAAGGGGAAGTGGATCTCTTTTTAAGCAAAATTACTGAGCATTCCTGCCAATCCTGTTATAAGAAAAGCAAATGCTGGGTTCAAAACTTTGATAAAACATATGATTTAATGAAACAAGTTATGCATGAAACAGAAGAAAAACAATATGCCTCAAACCGCAGATTAAAAAAGGAGTTTCAGCAGCACTGTTCCAAATCCAGACAGGTGGAAGAGCTGATTGAAGACGAGCTTGCCCACCATCACGCCCATCTGACGCTGAAAAGAAAAGTCCAGGACAGCAGAAGGCTTGTTGCCGAGCAGCTGTTGGGGGTTTCTGAGGTCATGGCGGACTTTTCTCGGGAAATAAAACGGGAAAGGGAGCAGCATTTTATACAGGAAGAACAAATGATAGAGGCGCTTCAGCATTTCGGAATCGAGATTCAGCATGTCGAGATATACAGCTTGGAGCAGGGCAACATTGATATCGAAATGACAATCCCGTTCAGCGGGGGGCACGGTGAGAGTGAGAAAATTATCGCCCCGATGCTGTCTGACATTCTTGAGGAGCAGATACTTGTCAAAAGCGAACAGCACTCGACTCATCCAAATGGCTACAGCCATGTCGCGTTCGGTTCGACCAAGTCTTACCGGGTATCGACAGGCGCGGCTCATGCGGCAAAAGGCGGCGGTCTTGTCTCCGGCGACAGCTACAGCATGATGGAACTGGGCGCGAGAAAGTATGCGGCCGCGATCAGTGACGGCATGGGCAATGGGGCGAGGGCTCATTATGAGAGTAATGAAACGATTAAACTGCTTGAAAAAATTCTCGAATCCGGTATTGATGAAAAGATAGCGATTAAAACCATCAACAGTATTCTGTCTTTACGGACGACAGACGAAATCTATTCAACTCTTGATCTTTCTATCATCGACCTTCAGGATGCAAGCTGCAAATTCTTGAAGGTCGGTTCAACGCCGAGTTTTATTAAGCGGGGAGATCAAGTCATGAAAGTGCAGGCCAGCAATCTGCCGATCGGCATTATCAATGAATTTGATGTGGAAGTCGTAAGTGAACAGTTAAAAGCGGGTGATCTGCTTGTCATGATGAGTGACGGTATATTTGAAGGACCGAAGCATGTTGAAAACCACGACCTGTGGATGAAACGGAAAATGAAAGGGCTAAAAACCGAAGACCCGCAGGAAATCGCTGATATATTAATGGAAGAGGTCATCAGAACGCGTGCCGGCCAAATCGAAGACGACATGACGGTCGTTGTCGTCCGGATTGATCATAATACGCCGAAATGGGCTTCCATACCTGTGCCGGCAGTTTTCCAAAATAATAAGGAGATTTCTTAA
- a CDS encoding VWA domain-containing protein codes for MNKGHLNQVLLITDGCSNHGEDPIAMAAFAKEQGITVNVIGIMEENAIDQEAMKEVEGIAMAGGGVHQVVYASQLSQTVQMVTKKAMTQTLQGVVNQELKQILGKNVEMEELSPEKRGEVMEVVDELGETVHLQVLVLVDTSASMAPKLPTVKEALIDLSISLNSRAGHNEFAMCIFPGKSQEVELVLNWTPKLESLSALFAKLSTGGITPTGPAIREATQQFERIRSRRSMLADDERRFDEFGM; via the coding sequence GTGAATAAGGGACATTTAAATCAAGTTCTGCTGATTACAGATGGCTGCTCCAATCATGGCGAAGACCCGATCGCAATGGCGGCTTTCGCCAAGGAGCAGGGGATTACGGTGAATGTTATAGGAATTATGGAAGAAAACGCGATTGACCAAGAGGCAATGAAGGAAGTTGAAGGCATCGCCATGGCCGGAGGCGGCGTCCACCAAGTTGTGTATGCATCTCAATTGTCTCAGACGGTTCAAATGGTGACGAAAAAAGCAATGACCCAGACACTGCAGGGTGTCGTCAATCAAGAGCTTAAACAAATTTTAGGGAAAAACGTTGAAATGGAAGAGCTTTCTCCGGAAAAACGCGGCGAAGTGATGGAAGTGGTTGATGAGCTCGGCGAAACGGTTCATCTGCAAGTGCTTGTACTGGTTGATACGAGTGCCAGCATGGCGCCAAAACTGCCGACGGTGAAAGAAGCGCTGATCGATCTTTCCATCAGTTTAAATTCCCGGGCCGGACACAATGAATTTGCAATGTGTATATTTCCCGGGAAAAGCCAGGAAGTTGAGCTTGTGCTGAATTGGACGCCGAAGCTTGAATCCCTTTCTGCACTCTTTGCGAAGCTGTCAACCGGCGGAATCACCCCTACGGGTCCCGCTATCCGGGAAGCGACACAGCAGTTTGAGAGAATCCGCTCAAGAAGGAGCATGTTGGCAGATGATGAACGACGCTTTGACGAGTTTGGCATGTAG
- a CDS encoding protein kinase domain-containing protein, which translates to MMNDALTSLACSLAPGTAIQGKWNGKSYRLLKQLGKGANGIVYLAEASGGHVALKISSDSMSVTSEVNVLKSFSKARSQTMGPSFFDADDAFIPQLNKNVSFYVMEYIEGPLLPQYISSKGTEWIPVLMVQLLSSLSVLHQQGWVFGDLKPENLIVTGPPAAIRCIDVGGTTKQGRAIKEYTEFYDRGYWGYGTRKAEPSYDLFAVAMIMIHCVQKKECKKTGKPKEQLRSIIEGHPFLNKYKKVLFSALNGQYPSAEAMKHDILTAGQCIGSKRKDAAKPKPPQAKPRQGTVSQTRYKPKQKPAKNNGLFETTLILISVLALYFAYIVFFLI; encoded by the coding sequence ATGATGAACGACGCTTTGACGAGTTTGGCATGTAGTCTGGCACCGGGGACGGCAATTCAGGGCAAATGGAACGGCAAATCCTACAGATTGCTCAAACAGCTTGGCAAAGGGGCTAACGGTATTGTATATCTGGCAGAAGCATCAGGCGGACATGTCGCTTTGAAAATAAGCAGCGACAGCATGTCTGTTACCTCTGAAGTGAATGTCTTGAAATCCTTTTCAAAGGCCCGGTCGCAAACGATGGGGCCTTCTTTTTTTGATGCGGACGATGCGTTTATTCCGCAGCTGAATAAAAATGTATCTTTTTACGTGATGGAGTACATAGAAGGGCCGCTTCTTCCGCAATATATCAGCAGTAAGGGAACAGAGTGGATTCCGGTGCTGATGGTTCAGCTTCTTTCCAGTCTGTCAGTCCTTCATCAGCAAGGATGGGTCTTTGGCGACCTCAAGCCGGAAAACCTCATTGTAACCGGACCTCCGGCTGCCATTCGCTGCATTGATGTAGGGGGAACGACAAAACAGGGCCGCGCAATTAAAGAGTATACGGAGTTTTACGACAGGGGCTATTGGGGGTATGGAACAAGAAAAGCAGAACCATCCTATGACTTGTTTGCTGTAGCGATGATCATGATCCACTGTGTTCAGAAGAAAGAGTGCAAGAAGACAGGCAAGCCGAAAGAGCAGCTTCGGTCCATCATTGAAGGCCATCCGTTTTTGAATAAGTATAAGAAGGTTCTGTTTTCTGCTTTAAACGGCCAATATCCTTCGGCGGAAGCCATGAAGCATGATATCCTGACGGCGGGGCAGTGTATCGGGAGCAAAAGGAAGGATGCCGCAAAGCCTAAGCCGCCGCAAGCAAAACCGCGGCAGGGCACTGTTTCTCAGACCCGGTATAAACCTAAACAAAAACCCGCAAAAAACAATGGTTTATTTGAAACAACACTCATTTTAATCAGCGTTCTCGCCCTTTATTTCGCTTACATCGTCTTTTTTCTCATCTAA
- the tilS gene encoding tRNA lysidine(34) synthetase TilS produces the protein MKSVEDFFKTYHLQAEGETIIAGVSGGPDSMALLSMLNKHFGKSSVIIAAHVDHQFRGSESEEDMKFVQSYCEAEHILCETVQIDVSAYAKKNKLNKQAAARDCRYQFFKDLMAKHQAKFLALAHHGDDQVETMLMRLAKGTLGAGLAGMQPVREFASGLLIRPFLYAAKDEILEYCRQERLSYRTDESNTKDDYTRNRFRKTVLPFLKQESPDVHKMFQKVSEALTEDEQYLQSLTKERMNKVITSKSDTSVEVSSSQLLALPIPLQRRGVQLILNYLYENVPSSFSARHIQQFLEWAENGSASGVLDFPKGLKVVKSYQTCLFTFEQWQCEKVPFELQLQGAEGETAVLPNGFMIEVADQADPHITNGNAVFMTSRNKVQFPLTIRTRKIGDRIKLKGMNGSKKVKDIFIDHKLPLRDRDVWPIVTDASGEIIWLPGLKKSIFDDLVIPNSDRIVLQYRQHEKCRGQALT, from the coding sequence GTGAAAAGCGTGGAAGATTTTTTCAAAACATATCATCTTCAGGCGGAGGGGGAAACGATTATTGCCGGGGTCTCCGGAGGCCCAGATTCAATGGCGCTTCTCAGTATGCTGAATAAGCACTTCGGGAAGTCCTCCGTTATCATAGCGGCGCATGTCGACCATCAGTTCAGAGGATCTGAATCTGAAGAAGATATGAAGTTTGTGCAGTCATACTGCGAGGCGGAACACATTCTCTGCGAAACGGTCCAGATTGATGTTTCTGCATACGCAAAGAAGAATAAGCTGAACAAGCAGGCTGCCGCGCGTGATTGCAGATATCAGTTTTTCAAAGATCTGATGGCAAAGCACCAAGCGAAGTTTTTAGCGTTGGCTCATCATGGAGATGATCAAGTTGAGACCATGCTCATGAGGCTTGCGAAAGGCACGCTCGGGGCAGGGCTTGCGGGAATGCAGCCCGTCCGCGAATTTGCTTCCGGTTTGCTGATCAGGCCTTTCCTCTATGCGGCAAAGGATGAAATCCTTGAATACTGCCGTCAAGAAAGACTGTCCTACAGAACGGATGAGAGCAATACAAAGGACGATTATACAAGAAACAGATTCAGAAAGACCGTGCTTCCTTTTTTAAAACAAGAATCACCTGACGTTCATAAAATGTTTCAAAAAGTGAGTGAAGCACTGACAGAAGACGAACAATACTTGCAGTCATTAACGAAAGAACGAATGAATAAGGTTATTACAAGCAAGTCTGACACATCAGTTGAAGTCAGCTCCTCTCAATTGCTTGCCCTTCCGATACCTTTACAAAGAAGAGGAGTTCAACTAATATTAAACTATCTTTATGAAAACGTTCCATCGTCGTTTTCCGCCCGCCACATACAGCAGTTTCTTGAATGGGCAGAAAACGGAAGCGCTTCTGGGGTGCTTGATTTTCCGAAAGGGCTGAAGGTGGTCAAATCATATCAGACATGTTTGTTTACATTTGAACAATGGCAATGTGAAAAGGTTCCCTTTGAGCTGCAGCTGCAAGGAGCGGAAGGCGAGACTGCTGTTCTGCCCAACGGCTTTATGATAGAGGTGGCCGATCAGGCTGACCCTCATATCACAAATGGGAATGCTGTTTTTATGACAAGCAGAAATAAGGTGCAATTTCCTTTAACAATCCGGACGAGAAAAATCGGTGACCGGATCAAACTTAAAGGGATGAATGGCTCGAAAAAGGTAAAAGATATATTTATTGATCATAAACTGCCTCTGCGTGATCGGGACGTATGGCCGATTGTAACGGATGCAAGCGGTGAAATTATCTGGCTGCCTGGCTTGAAAAAATCCATCTTTGACGATCTTGTGATTCCAAACAGTGACCGCATTGTATTACAATATAGACAGCATGAAAAGTGTAGGGGGCAAGCATTAACATGA
- the hpt gene encoding hypoxanthine phosphoribosyltransferase — MKQDIEKVLISEEEIQQKVKQLGEQLTSEYSDTFPLAIGVLKGALPFMADLIKHIDTYLEMDFMDVSSYGNSTVSSGEVKIIKDLDTSVEGRDILIIEDIIDSGLTLSYLVELFRYRKAKSIKIVTLLDKPSGRKADIKADFVGFEVPDAFVVGYGLDYAERYRNLPYIGVLKPAIYES, encoded by the coding sequence ATGAAACAAGATATCGAAAAAGTGCTGATTTCAGAAGAAGAGATCCAGCAGAAAGTAAAACAGCTTGGAGAACAATTAACAAGCGAGTACAGCGACACGTTTCCGTTGGCAATCGGTGTATTAAAGGGAGCGCTTCCTTTTATGGCTGATCTTATAAAGCATATTGATACATATTTGGAAATGGACTTCATGGATGTATCAAGCTACGGAAATTCCACGGTTTCTTCCGGAGAAGTCAAAATCATCAAAGATTTGGATACATCTGTAGAAGGCCGGGACATCTTAATCATTGAAGATATTATCGACAGTGGGTTAACCTTGAGCTATCTCGTAGAACTCTTCCGATATCGTAAAGCGAAATCAATTAAGATTGTTACCCTGTTGGATAAACCAAGCGGAAGAAAAGCGGACATTAAAGCAGACTTCGTAGGCTTTGAAGTTCCTGACGCGTTTGTTGTGGGTTACGGACTTGATTATGCCGAACGCTATCGCAATCTGCCTTACATCGGAGTGTTAAAACCGGCGATTTATGAAAGCTGA
- the ftsH gene encoding ATP-dependent zinc metalloprotease FtsH: protein MNRVFRNTIFYLLILLVVIGVVSYFQTSNPKTENMSYSTFIKNLDEGKVDSVSVQPVRGVYEVKGQLKKYDKDQYFLTHVPEGKGADQIFDAIKKTDVKVDPAQETSGWVTFLTTIIPFVIIFILFFFLLNQAQGGGSRVMNFGKSKAKLYTEEKKRVKFKDVAGADEEKQELVEVVEFLKDPRKFAELGARIPKGVLLVGPPGTGKTLLARASAGEAGVPFFSISGSDFVEMFVGVGASRVRDLFENAKKNAPCLIFIDEIDAVGRQRGAGLGGGHDEREQTLNQLLVEMDGFSANEGIIIIAATNRADILDPALLRPGRFDRQITVDRPDVIGREAVLKVHARNKPLDETVNLKAIASRTPGFSGADLENLLNEAALVAARQNKKKIDMRDIDEATDRVIAGPAKKSRVISKKERNIVAYHEGGHTVIGLVLDEADMVHKVTIVPRGQAGGYAVMLPREDRYFQTKPELLDKIVGLLGGRVAEEIIFGEVSTGAHNDFQRATNIARRMVTEFGMSEKLGPLQFGQSQGGQVFLGRDFNNEQNYSDQIAYEIDQEIQRIIKECYERAKTILTENRDKLELIAQTLLDVETLDAEQIKHLVDHGKLPERNFSDDHLQKDDVKVNILSKTEDEKKDEPKE from the coding sequence ATGAATCGGGTCTTCCGTAATACCATTTTTTATTTACTTATTTTATTAGTAGTAATCGGGGTTGTGAGTTACTTCCAGACTTCAAACCCGAAAACAGAAAATATGTCGTACAGTACGTTTATCAAGAATCTCGATGAAGGGAAAGTTGACAGCGTATCGGTTCAGCCTGTCAGAGGTGTTTATGAGGTAAAAGGACAGCTGAAAAAATATGACAAAGACCAGTACTTTTTAACACATGTTCCTGAAGGAAAAGGAGCAGACCAGATATTTGACGCAATTAAAAAGACGGACGTAAAAGTTGATCCCGCACAGGAAACAAGCGGGTGGGTGACGTTCTTAACGACGATCATTCCGTTTGTCATCATCTTTATTCTGTTTTTCTTCCTGCTCAATCAGGCTCAGGGCGGCGGAAGCCGTGTCATGAACTTCGGAAAGAGCAAAGCGAAGCTGTATACGGAAGAAAAGAAACGCGTGAAGTTTAAAGATGTAGCCGGCGCGGATGAGGAGAAGCAGGAGCTTGTTGAGGTTGTTGAGTTTCTGAAAGATCCTCGCAAATTTGCCGAGCTTGGCGCGAGAATTCCTAAAGGCGTACTGTTGGTCGGACCTCCGGGAACCGGTAAGACATTGCTTGCGAGAGCATCAGCCGGTGAAGCGGGCGTTCCTTTCTTCAGCATCAGCGGATCTGACTTCGTTGAAATGTTTGTCGGTGTCGGTGCTTCCCGTGTTCGTGATTTATTCGAAAATGCGAAAAAGAACGCGCCCTGCCTGATCTTTATTGATGAGATTGACGCTGTGGGACGTCAGCGCGGCGCCGGTCTTGGCGGCGGGCATGATGAACGCGAACAGACGCTGAACCAGCTGCTTGTAGAGATGGACGGTTTCAGTGCGAATGAAGGAATCATTATTATCGCTGCGACAAACCGTGCGGACATTCTGGACCCTGCATTGCTCCGTCCAGGACGTTTTGACCGTCAGATTACGGTAGACCGTCCGGATGTCATCGGCCGTGAAGCCGTATTGAAGGTCCATGCGAGAAACAAACCGCTTGATGAGACGGTGAACTTAAAAGCAATTGCTTCAAGAACACCTGGTTTCTCAGGCGCCGATTTAGAAAACCTTCTTAACGAAGCGGCACTCGTTGCTGCCCGTCAAAACAAGAAGAAAATTGACATGCGCGACATTGATGAAGCAACGGACCGTGTCATTGCGGGCCCTGCGAAGAAAAGCCGCGTCATTTCGAAAAAAGAACGCAATATCGTGGCGTACCACGAAGGCGGTCACACCGTTATCGGACTTGTGCTGGATGAAGCCGATATGGTTCATAAAGTAACGATCGTTCCGAGGGGGCAGGCAGGCGGATACGCAGTCATGCTTCCGAGAGAAGACCGTTACTTCCAGACAAAACCTGAACTTCTCGATAAAATTGTCGGTCTTCTGGGCGGACGCGTTGCCGAGGAAATTATCTTCGGCGAAGTCAGCACGGGGGCTCACAATGACTTCCAGCGGGCAACGAACATTGCCAGAAGAATGGTGACAGAGTTCGGTATGTCAGAAAAACTCGGACCGCTTCAGTTCGGTCAATCTCAAGGCGGTCAAGTATTCCTGGGCCGGGATTTCAACAACGAGCAAAACTACAGTGATCAGATCGCTTACGAAATCGATCAGGAAATTCAACGCATCATTAAAGAATGTTATGAGCGTGCGAAAACAATCCTGACTGAAAATCGCGATAAGCTTGAATTGATTGCTCAGACATTGCTTGATGTGGAAACATTAGATGCGGAACAAATCAAGCATCTTGTGGATCACGGAAAACTCCCAGAGCGCAATTTCTCAGATGACCATCTTCAAAAAGACGATGTGAAAGTAAACATTCTGTCTAAAACAGAAGACGAAAAGAAGGACGAACCGAAAGAATAG